From Algoriphagus sp. NG3, the proteins below share one genomic window:
- a CDS encoding GNAT family N-acetyltransferase: protein MNKEYKIRIVIREASCDELFAIHQLIPEFHEKIGEDFYRKRLENLSHLALVAEVEGKLAGFKVGYQHDSLTTFYSWMGGVIPGFREYGVATALADYMEKWAKMNGYKKIFFKTRNRFPAMICFGLKRSFKIMNVIRKGGVEDYRIVMMKKL from the coding sequence ATGAATAAGGAGTACAAAATAAGGATTGTTATACGAGAGGCCTCGTGCGATGAGCTCTTTGCTATACATCAGCTTATTCCGGAATTTCATGAAAAGATTGGAGAAGACTTCTACCGGAAGCGGCTTGAGAATTTGTCTCATTTAGCCTTAGTGGCAGAAGTGGAGGGGAAGTTAGCTGGGTTTAAAGTAGGATACCAACATGACAGCCTTACTACTTTTTATTCCTGGATGGGAGGGGTGATTCCAGGATTCCGAGAATATGGAGTAGCTACGGCATTGGCTGATTATATGGAGAAATGGGCTAAGATGAATGGGTATAAGAAAATTTTCTTTAAGACCAGAAACCGTTTTCCGGCCATGATCTGCTTTGGGCTCAAGAGGAGCTTCAAGATCATGAACGTAATCCGAAAAGGTGGGGTGGAGGATTATAGGATTGTGATGATGAAAAAGTTATGA